From the Mycobacteriales bacterium genome, one window contains:
- a CDS encoding glycosyltransferase has product MSSSSNGRPRVAVILSGWPRVSESFALNEVLALKRAGMLAAVLALKTGDGGPPHPAAAELEPLVEVLPPGDVDAQAEAAVQRLDGIGISAVHGYFAHAPAAVAAAVASKFGVPYGFSVHALDARKVPRDELGERARGAALVVACNDDAAAEVEAAGTTPTVVRHGVDLVAFPATRPAEHDPVQLLAVGRLVEKKGFEVLLEALSRLDRPYRLRLVGDGPLRPALTALIDAHRLADRVELVGRCTHATLPEYYASADVVVVPSVVDSAGDRDGLPNVVLESMASQRPVVASEVAAIPSAVRDGVTGTLVPPRDPDALAAAIAALIDSPARRAELGRGARAVAETEFGLTSRTEEFCRVLERAYG; this is encoded by the coding sequence ATGTCGAGCAGCTCTAACGGCCGGCCGCGGGTCGCGGTCATCCTCTCCGGCTGGCCGCGGGTCTCCGAGTCCTTCGCGCTGAACGAGGTGCTGGCGCTGAAGCGGGCCGGGATGCTCGCCGCGGTGCTGGCGCTGAAGACCGGCGACGGCGGGCCGCCGCACCCGGCCGCGGCCGAGCTCGAGCCGCTGGTCGAGGTGCTGCCGCCCGGCGACGTCGACGCGCAGGCCGAGGCGGCCGTGCAGCGGCTGGACGGGATCGGCATCTCGGCCGTGCACGGCTACTTCGCGCACGCGCCGGCCGCGGTGGCCGCCGCGGTCGCGAGCAAGTTCGGCGTCCCGTACGGGTTCAGCGTGCACGCGCTGGACGCGCGCAAGGTGCCGCGCGACGAGCTCGGCGAGCGTGCCCGCGGCGCGGCCCTCGTGGTCGCCTGCAACGACGACGCCGCGGCCGAGGTCGAGGCCGCCGGCACCACCCCGACGGTGGTCCGGCACGGCGTGGACCTGGTCGCCTTCCCGGCGACCCGGCCGGCCGAGCACGACCCGGTGCAGCTGCTCGCGGTCGGCCGGCTGGTGGAGAAGAAGGGCTTCGAGGTCCTGCTGGAGGCGCTGTCCCGGCTGGACCGGCCGTACCGGCTGCGGCTGGTCGGCGACGGCCCGCTGCGCCCGGCGCTGACCGCGCTGATCGACGCGCACCGGCTGGCCGACCGGGTCGAGCTGGTCGGCCGCTGCACGCACGCGACGCTGCCGGAGTACTACGCCTCGGCCGACGTGGTCGTGGTCCCCTCCGTGGTCGACTCGGCCGGCGACCGCGACGGCCTGCCGAACGTGGTGCTGGAGAGCATGGCCAGCCAGCGCCCGGTGGTGGCCAGCGAGGTCGCGGCGATCCCGTCCGCGGTCCGCGACGGCGTCACCGGCACCCTGGTCCCGCCCCGGGACCCGGACGCGCTGGCCGCGGCGATCGCGGCGCTGATCGACTCGCCGGCGAGGCGGGCCGAGCTCGGCCGCGGCGCCCGCGCGGTCGCCGAGACCGAGTTCGGGCTGACCAGCCGGACCGAGGAGTTCTGCCGGGTGCTGGAGCGGGCGTATGGCTGA
- a CDS encoding glycosyltransferase family 4 protein codes for MAEFEEHRDTIGYVLKGYPRISELFIASEIWRLEQLGLPLRLFVLKPAEESDHHPVVDKIEATPSYLPDATSLSNTTVPRWLRENFGSFRAPLGRYARKHPVKVARTAATALRQAIRARKGLRPRSIYLKEFLQAVDLADRLDQAGDVRHLHAHFAHGTTTVTWLASMLTGLPFSFTGHAKDIYRESLNPAGLLPRKMRAASFVVTCTGANKAHLQRLEPTADVHLIYHGLNADFAALLPAFTGMRAEARRIEGDDDEEPEPARSGTGLKVVAVGRMVPKKGFDVLVEAVADLRDRGVDLELVIAGEDGPDAGRIRALVAERCPELVRFTGPLTQCELLELYRSANVFALACRVDGDGDRDGIPNVMVEAMAAGLPVVSTAVSGIPELVRDGENGLLVPPEDPAALAGALLKLAADAPLRDRLAAAGRATVAERFDGDVLARRMAGLFHGGRP; via the coding sequence ATGGCTGAGTTCGAGGAACACCGGGACACCATCGGGTACGTCCTGAAGGGCTACCCGCGCATCTCCGAGCTGTTCATCGCCAGCGAGATCTGGCGGCTGGAGCAGCTCGGACTGCCGCTGCGGCTGTTCGTGCTCAAGCCGGCCGAGGAGAGCGACCACCACCCGGTCGTCGACAAGATCGAGGCGACCCCGTCGTACCTGCCGGACGCGACCTCGCTGTCGAACACCACCGTGCCGCGCTGGCTGCGGGAGAACTTCGGCTCGTTCCGGGCGCCGCTGGGCCGCTACGCCCGCAAGCACCCGGTCAAGGTCGCCCGGACCGCGGCGACCGCGCTCCGGCAGGCGATCCGGGCCCGCAAGGGGCTGCGGCCGCGCTCGATCTACCTCAAGGAGTTCCTGCAGGCCGTCGACCTGGCCGACCGGCTGGACCAGGCCGGGGACGTACGGCACCTGCACGCGCACTTCGCGCACGGCACCACGACCGTGACCTGGCTGGCCTCGATGCTGACCGGGCTGCCGTTCTCCTTCACCGGGCACGCCAAGGACATCTACCGGGAGTCGCTGAACCCGGCCGGGCTGCTGCCGCGCAAGATGCGGGCGGCCTCGTTCGTGGTCACCTGCACCGGCGCGAACAAGGCGCACCTGCAGCGGCTGGAGCCGACCGCGGACGTGCACCTCATCTACCACGGGCTGAACGCGGACTTCGCCGCGCTGCTGCCGGCGTTCACCGGCATGCGGGCGGAAGCGCGGCGCATCGAGGGTGACGACGACGAGGAACCTGAGCCTGCCCGGTCCGGAACCGGCCTGAAGGTCGTCGCGGTCGGCCGGATGGTGCCGAAGAAGGGTTTCGACGTGCTGGTCGAGGCCGTCGCCGACCTCCGCGACCGCGGCGTCGACCTGGAGCTGGTCATCGCCGGCGAGGACGGCCCGGACGCCGGGCGGATCCGCGCGCTGGTGGCCGAGCGCTGCCCGGAGCTGGTCCGCTTCACCGGCCCGCTGACCCAGTGCGAGCTGCTGGAGCTCTACCGCAGCGCGAACGTCTTCGCGCTGGCGTGCCGGGTCGACGGCGACGGCGACCGGGACGGCATCCCCAACGTCATGGTCGAGGCGATGGCGGCCGGGCTGCCGGTCGTCTCGACCGCGGTGTCCGGCATCCCGGAGCTCGTCCGGGACGGCGAGAACGGGCTGCTGGTGCCGCCCGAGGACCCGGCCGCGCTGGCCGGGGCACTGCTCAAGCTGGCTGCCGACGCGCCGCTGCGGGACCGACTGGCCGCGGCCGGCCGGGCGACCGTGGCGGAACGGTTCGACGGCGACGTGCTCGCCCGCAGGATGGCGGGGTTGTTTCACGGCGGCCGGCCGTGA